Genomic DNA from Comamonas antarctica:
CGGCATCGCGCAGCTCGAGAAAATTGACGCCCTTGACGACGCGGCCGCCGGTCACGTCAAGGCAGGGAATGATGCGTTTGGCAAGCATGGCGCTGTGGCTCTCGGAAAGGAAAAAGGGTCAGGCGGCCGGTGCGGCGGCGGCGCGGCGGCGGGCTTCGCCGTCCTGCCAGCGCCAGGCATCGGCGCACATGCGATCGAGGTCGAGTTCGGCGCGCCAGCCCAGCAGGCGCTCGGCCAGCGCGGGTTCGGCCCAGTACTGGGCCAGGTCGCCAGCGCGGCGTTCGGCGACTTCGTAGGGAATCGGCCGGCCGCTGGCGCGCGCAAAGCTGTCGACCAGTTGCAAGACCGATGCCGGCCGGCCCGAACCCAGGTTCACGGTCAGCAGGCCGGGGTGCTGGCGCAGGTAGCGCAGTGCGGCCAGGTGGCCCTTGGCCAGGTCGGTCACATGGATGTAGTCGCGCATGCCCGTGCCGTCGACCGTGGGGTAGTCGTTGCCGAAGACGCGCAATTGCGCGCGCTGGCCGGTGGCGACCTGGGCGACAAAAGGCATCAGGTTGTTGGGCGTGTCCTGCGGATCCTCGCCGATCAGCCCGCTTTCATGCGCGCCGACCGGGTTGAAATAGCGCAGCCGCGCCAGGCGCCAGGCCTGGGGCTCGGACGCATCAAGGTCGGCCAGCACCTGCTCGATCATCAGCTTGGTCTGGCCATAGGGGTTGCTCGGCGACAGCGGGAAATCCTCGGCGATCGGCTGGACGGCCGATTCAGCATAGACCGTGGCGGAGGACGAAAACACCAGCGTGCGCACACCGGCCTGCTGCATGGCCTGCAGCAGCGTGACCGTGCCGCCGACATTGTTGTCGTAATAGGCCAGCGGCTTGGCCACCGATTCGCCCACGGCCTTGAAGGCCGCGAAATGGATCACCGCATCGATCGGGTACTTGGCAAACAGCCGGGCCAGCAAGGCGCCATCGCGTACATCGCCTTCCTCGAACAGCGGTGCCTGGCCGGTGATCTGCGCCAGGCGCTCGAGCACGCCGCGCTGGCTGTTGCTGAAATTGTCCAGAATGACAAACGCTTCGCCGGCCGCGGCCAGCTCCACGCAGGTATGCGAGCCGATGAAGCCGGCTCCGCCGGTCACGAGAATCATGGGGTTTCCTTTGCGGTGTGCGCACTGCGCGGCAGCCGTTCGAGGCGCTGCGCCGCGTGCCAGCGGCCCTGCGGCGCAAGCATCACCGGCGCATCGATGGCCGCGGCCTCCACGCACAGCATATGCCGATAGCCGTCGGCTGGCATGTCGGCCAGGCGCGCGCACAGCTGCGGGCCCGGGTTCCAGACCACGGTGTCGGCCCAGGCCGGGTCCTGCGCGATGCGCAGCCGCTCCACGCCCGCAGCATGGATCACCATGGGCTGCGCGGGCCGCGGGTAGACCCGGTCGAGTTCGGCGCCAAACGCCAGTGCGCCCTGCTGCTGCGGATGCGTGTCTTCGACCGCATCCCAGTAGCGCAGGCCGTCGAAACCGGACAGCGTGGTGGTGGCCACGTCATCGACGCGCAGATAGCTGTGCAGCGCGGCCGTGAAGGCCAGCGGGGCGTCGCCCGGGTTGTGCACAGACAGCTGCACCGTCAGCGCACCGGGTTGCAGCCAGACCTCGAGTTCGGCGGCAAACGCATGCGGCCAGACCGCGCGCGTCGCGGCGCTGTCTTCGAGCCGCAGCGTGAGCCGCAGGCCGTCGCCGTCGGTGCGCGCCTCCTCGGCGCGGGCCTGCCAGGCCAGCGTGCGCGCAAACCCATGCTTGACCAGCGGACCGCGCTGGTTGAACTGCGGAAAGCACAGTGGAATGCCGCCGCGGATCGGCGTGTGGCCGTCATGCGCGGCCAGCGGGCTCAGGAACAGCTGCTCGGCGCCGTCCGCCACCCACGACAGCACCTGCGCGCCCTGCAAGGCCACCAGCGCGCTGTCGCCGCCGGGCAGCGCCAGCCGGATGGCCGGCAGGTCCTGCCATTCGGCGGCTCCGGCCGCAAAGCCCGAATCAAGCACCGTTGAGCTCGTCGGCCCGCGCCTGGCCGGCCGCGAAGTCCAGGTCGCCGGTATAGATCGCGCGGCCGCAGATCACGCCCTGCACGCCTTCGCTCTCGACCGCGCACAGCTGCTCGATATCGCTCATGCCGGCCAGGCCGCCCGAAGCGATGACCGGAATCGACAGCGATTGCGCGAGCTTCACGGTGGCATCGATGTTGATGCCCGAGAGCATGCCGTCGCGGCCGATGTCGGTGTAGATGATGGACTCGACGCCCCAGTCCTCGAAACGCTTGGCCACGCTCAGCACGTCCTGGCCGGTGAGCTTGCTCCAGCCGTCGATCGCAACCTTGCCGTCCTTGGCGTCGAGGCCGACGATGATGTGGCCCGCGAACGCCGTGCAGGCGTCCTGCAGGAAACCCGGGTTCTTCACCGCGGCCGTGCCGATGATCAGGTAGCGCATGCCGGCATCGATGTAGCGTTCGATGGTGTCGAGGTCGCGGATGCCGCCGCCCAGTTGCACCGGGATCTCGCTGCCAACTTCGGCCAGGATCGACTTGATGGCCGCATTGTTCTTGGGCGCGCCCGCGAACGCGCCGTTCAGATCGACCAGGTGCAGGCGGCGTGCGCCGGCATCGACCCACTTGCGCGCCATGGCCGCGGGGTCTTCACCGAAAGTGGTCGATTGGTCCATGTCGCCCTGCTTGAGGCGAACGCAGTGGCCGTCCTTGAGGTCAATGGCGGGAATGAGCAGCATGATGGTTCGAAAGGAAAGGTTGCCGGCGGCGCCGGCGGGGAACGGGAATCAGGGTTTCCAGTGCAGGAAGTTGCGAAACAGGGCCAGGCCCTGGTCGGCGCTCTTCTCGGGGTGGAACTGGGTGGCGAAAATATTGTCGCGCGCGATGGCGGCGGCAAAGCGGCCTCCGAAGTCGGTTTCACCGGCGCAATGCGCGGCCGCTTCGGGCTGGGCATAGAAGCTGTGCACGAAATAGAAGAAGCTGCCATCGGGCACGCCCTGCCAGACCGGATGCGGCTGGCTTTGCTGGACCTGGTTCCAGCCCATCTGCGGCACCTTGAAACGGCTGCCGTCGGGCTGGCTCCGGCCTTCGAGCTGGAACTTGCGCACCACGCCCGGAATCAAGCCCAGGCCGGGCGTATCGCCCTCCTCGCTGTGGTCGAGCAGCATCTGCATGCCGACGCACACGCCGAACAGCGGCTTGCTGCGCGCGGCTTCGAGTACCGGCTCCTGCAGGCCCGAGCTGCGCAGCTCGCGCATGCAGTCGGGCATCGCGCCCTGGCCGGGCAACACCACGCGGTCGGCGGCGCGCACCACGTCGGGATCGGCGGTCACCACGACCTGCCAGCCGGTATCCTGCGCGGCGGCCTTCACCGCCTGCGACACCGAGCGCAGATTGCCCATGCCGTAGTCGACCACGGCAACGGTCTTGGCTTGGATGGCCTTGTTCACAGCGAACCCTTGGTCGAAGGAATGGAAGTCGCGGCGCGCGGATCGATCTCCAGCGCCGCGCGCAGCGCACGCGCAAAGGCCTTGAACACCGATTCGCACTGGTGGTGGGCGTTGAAGCCCTTGAGGTTGTCGATGTGCAGCGTCATGCCGGCGTGGTTCACGAAGCCCTGGAAGAATTCGTAGACCAGTTGCGTATCGAGCTGGCCGATGCGCCCGGCGGTGAACTTCACATCCATGTGCAGGCCCGGGCGGCCCGAGAAGTCGATGACCACGCGCGACAGCGCCTCATCGAGCGGCACATAGGCGTGGCCGTAGCGGCGCAGGCCCTTCTTGTCGCCAACGGCACGCGCAAAGGCCTGGCCCAGCGTGATGCCGATGTCCTCGACCGTGTGGTGGCCGTCGATATGCAGGTCGCCTTCGCACTGCACGTCCATGTCGATCAGGCCGTGGCGCGCGATCTGCTCGAGCATGTGGTCGAGAAAGCCAATGCCGCTGCTGAGCTGGTTCTGGCCCGTGCCATCGAGGTTGATGCGCACGCTGATGCGGGTCTCGGCCGTGTTGCGGCTGACTTCGGCCACGCGCGGCGCGCCGGAGGTGGAGGGAATGAGGGCGGAGGAGGTCATATCGAAGCTTCCAGTGCGGCAAGCATAAGGGCATTGTCGGCCGAGCTGCCAACGGTCAGACGCAAACATTGGGCCAGCAGGGGATGCAGGGCCGCGACATTCTTCACCAGCACGCCGCGGGCCTTCATGCCCGCATGGGCGGCAGCCGGGTCGGCCACGCGGATCAGCACCATGTTGGCTTCACTGTCCCAGACCTTGAGCACGCCGGGCATGCGGCGCAGCGCGGCCAGCAGTTCGCTGCGCGCGGCGCGCAGCTCGGCGGCTTGGGCGGCAAACACCTCGGCATGCTCGAGCGCGAACAGCGCGGCCTCGCAGTTGAGCACGCTCACGTTGTAGGGCGGGCGCACCTTCTCGATCTCGCCGACCAGCGCGGCCGGGCCGATCAGGTAGCCCAGGCGCACACCGGCCAGGCCGAACTTGCTGAGCGTGCGCATCAGCAGCACATGGGCGTTGCGTGCCGGCTCGGCCTGCATGCGCGCGAGCCAGCTGCGGCTTGCAAACGGCTGGTAGGCCTCGTCCATGACCACGATGCCGCCCTGCGCGCCCACGGCGTCGATCACGCGCTGCACCACGGCTTCGTCCCAGAGCGTGGCCGTGGGATTGTTGGGATAGGCCAGATAGGTGATGGCCGGGCGGTGCTCGGCAATGGCCGCCAGCATCGCGGCTTCGTCCAGCTCGAAATCGGCCGTCAGCGACACATTGACGAAGTCCAGGCCCTGGAGCTGGGCGCTCATCGGGTACATCACGAAGCCGGGCATGGGCGCGAGCAGCTTGGCACGCTGGCCCGCGCCGGCCTGGGCGCAGGCCAGGGCCAGCAGCGAGATCAGCTCATCGGAGCCATTGCCCAGCACGATGGCCGAGCCCGCGGGCGCGCCCGCGTACTGCATCAGTGCCTGCTTGAGGTCTTCGAGCCGCTCGCCGGGATAGCGGTTGAGCGCCAGCGCCCCGAGGCGCGCGCCCAGCGCGGCCTGCAACTGCGGCGGCAAGCCAAACGGATTTTCCATCGCGTCCATCTTGAGCATGCCGCCCGCGGGCTGCACCACATAGGCATGCATGGCACGCACGTCGGGACGGATGCGCTGCAGTGCACGCGCCAGGTTCTCGGGTTCTGTCATTGGTCTTCAGTCCTGTGTCCCGGGCGCATCCGCAAGAGGCTGGCGGCCGGGATGAATGATCTGCACGCCGCCAAACTGCGCGCCGTGCGGCAGCTGCAGCGACAGCAGGCTCTCGCAGCCGCTGTGCTGGGCCGCGGCCAGCGCCAGGCAGTCGCCCCAGGCCAGCTGGTGGCGGGCCTCGACGGCCCAGGCGGTTTCGAGCGTCGCGGCATCGATCTGCCACGGCGTCCAGGTGTTGTAGCGGCGGATCGCGGCGCGCGCATCGCCTTGCGACATGGGCCGCGGCTCGGCGCCGGTCACGGCTTCATAGAACTCGGCCAGCCCCTGCGAGCTCACGCGCCCGAGGCGCTCGCGCCACAGCCGGTCGAGCCAGCCGAGCACGGCTTCGTGGGAAGGATCGGCGGCATTCTCGGCGCTGACCAGCACCGAGGTATCGACGAACACCGGCTGGCGCAAGGCATTGGCGCGGCTCATGCGCGTTCTCCGGCGCCCGTGCGCGCCAGGCACACGCTGCGCGCGGCCTCCTTGGCCGGACCGGCCTGCCAGGTGCGCTCATCGGTGCGCCACGCCAAGTAGGCGCGTTCATAAGCGTCCTCGCGGCGCTGCATCTCGGCCAGGAAGTCTCCGACCATGCGCGACACGCTGGTGCCACGCCGCGCGGCTTCGACACGCGCCCATTCCAGCACATTGTCGTCCACGGTAATGGTCACGTTTTTCATGGACGTGATTTTACACGAGATTCGTGTGACACGAAGTTCGTGTTACACGAGTCCTGTGCCAGCTTTGCCTCAATCCTTCAAGCGCATCTCGGCGGCGCGGGCATGCCCCTGCAAGCCTTCGCCATGCGCCAGCACCGAGGCGATCCGCCCCAGGGTCTGCGCGCCGGCCTTGCTGACCTCGATCAGGCTCGAGCGCTTCTGGAAGTCATAGACGCCCAGCGGCGAGGAAAAGCGCGCCGTGCCGCTGGTCGGCAGCACGTGGTTGGGACCGGCGCAGTAGTCGCCCAGCGATTCGCTGGTATAGGCGCCGAGGAAGATCGCGCCCGCGTGGCGCAGCAGCGGCTCCCAGCGCTGCGGGTCCTGGCTCGAGACTTCCAAGTGCTCGGGCGCGATGCGGTTGCTGATCGCGCAGGCTTCTTCCATGTCGCGCGTGAGGATCAGCGCGCCGCGGTCGTTGAGGCTCTTGGCAATGATCCCGGCGCGCGGCATCTCGGGCAGCAGGCGGTCGATCTCGCGCTGCACGGCATCGAGGTAGGCGGCGTCGGGGCTCAGCAGGATGCTTTGCGCGAGTTCATCGTGCTCGGCCTGGCTGAACAAGTCCATGGCGACCCATTCGGCGGGCGTGCTGCCATCGGCCAGCACCAGGATTTCCGAGGGCCCGGCAATCATGTCGATACCCACCGTGCCGAACACGCGCTTCTTGGCGCTGGCCACATACGCATTGCCCGGGCCGGTGATCTTGTCGACCTTGGGCACGGTCTGCGTGCCGTAGGCCAGCGCGGCCACGGCCTGCGCGCCGCCAATCGTGAACGCGCGGTGCACGCCAGCCACATGCGCCGCGGCCAGCACCAGCGCGTTCTTCGCGCCCTGGGGCGTGGGCACGACCATGATGATCTCGCCGACACCGGCGACCTGCGCGGGAATCGCGTTCATCAGCACGCTGGAGGGATAGGCGGCCTTGCCGCCGGGCACGTAGATGCCCACGCGGTCCAGCGGCGTGACCTTCTGGCCCAGCAGCGTGCCGTCCTCGTCGCGGTAGCTCCAGCTCTCGCCGCTGGCCTTCTTCTGCGCCTCGTGGTAGCGGCGCACGCGTTCGGCCGCCGCTTGCAGCGCCTGGCGCTGGACGTCTGGCAGGCCGTCGAATGCAGCCTTGAGTTCGGCGGCGGTGAGCTCCAGCGCGTGCATCTCGGTGGCGGCGAGGCCGTCGAAACGCTGCGTGTACTCGAGCACCGCGGCGTCGCCGCGCTGCTGCACGTCGGCCAGGATGTCGGCCACGCGCTGCTCGATGGCCGCATCGGTGTCGGCCGACCAATGCAGGCGGGCCTGGAAGGCGGTTTCAAAATCGGCGCTGTCGGTGCGCAGGCGAAGAGGCGTGGCTTTCATGTGGGCGGCTTCAGGCAACGGTGGAGGGCGTGGGATTCAGGCCTTGGCCTGCGTGGCGCGTGCGAACACGTCGATCAGGCGGCGCATCGGCGCCTGCTTGAGCTTGAGCGCGGCCTGGTTCACGACCAGGTGCGAGCTGATGTCCATGATGCGCTCGACCTCGACCAGCTGGTTGGCCTTGAGCGTATTGCCCGTGGACACCAGATCGACGATGGCATCGGCCAGGCCGGTGAGCGGCGCCAGTTCCATGCTGCCGTAGAGCTTGATCATGTCGACGTGCACGCCCTTGCTGGCGAAGAAGTCGCGCGCGATGGCGGTGTACTTGGTCGCGACCTTGAGGCGCGAGCCCTGCGTCATGGCATGGGCGTAGTCGAAATCGGCGCGCACCGCCACGCTCACGCGGCACTGCGCGATCTGCAGGTCCAGCGGCTGGTACAGGCCTTCGGCGCCATGCTCGATCAGCGTGTCCTTGCCGGTCACGCCCAGGTCGGCGCCGCCGTACTGCACGTAGGTCGGCACGTCGGTGGCGCGCACCAGCACCACGCGCAGGTCGGGCTGGTTGGTCGGCAGGATCAGCTTGCGCGTCTTTTCCGGGTCTTCCAGCACCTCGATGCCGGCGGCCGCCAGCAGCGGAAGGGTTTCTTCAAAGATGCGGCCTTTGGACAGGGCAAGGGTAATCATCAGATTCTTTCAATATCGGCGCCGATCGCGCGCAGCTTGGCTTCCATGCAGTCGTAGCCGCGGTCGAGGTGGTAGATGCGGTCGACCACGGTCTCGCCCGTCGCCACCAGGCCCGCAATCACCAGGCTCGCGGACGCGCGCAGGTCGGTGGCCATCACGGTGGCGCCCGACAGGCGCTCGACGCCTTCGACCATGGCCACCTTGCCGTCGATCTGGATCTTCGCGCCCAGGCGCACCAGTTCGTTGACGTGCATGAAGCGGTTCTCGAAAATCGTCTCGGTCACCGATACCGCGCCGCGCGAGATCACGTTGAGCGCCATGAACTGCGCCTGCATGTCGGTCGGAAAACCCGGGTATTCGGTCGTGCGGAAGCTCTGGCCCTTGAGCCGGCCCGCGGACTTCACGCGCAGGCCACCCTCCACCGCCTCGATCTGCACGCCCGCGTCGCGCAGCTTGTCGAGCACCGCGCCCAGATGGTCGGCACGCGCATGGCGCAGCACGACATCGCCGCCCGTGGCCGCGACGGCGCACAGGAAGGTGCCGGCTTCGATGCGGTCGGCCACCACCTGGTGGTCGCAGCCATGCAGGCGCTCCACGCCCTGGATGGTGATGCGGCTCGTGCCGTGGCCTTCGATGCGCGCGCCCATCTTGATCAGCATCTCGGCCAGATCGACGATCTCCGGCTCCATGGCCGCGTTCTCGAGCACCGTCTCGCCTTCGGCCAGCGCCGCGGCCATCAGGAAGTTCTCGGTGCCGGTCACGGTGACCATGTCGGTCGTGATGCGCGTGCCTTGCAGGCGCGTGCGGCCTTCGGGCAGCCGGGCGATCATGTAGCCATGCTCGACGACGATCTGCGCGCCCATGGCCTGCAGGCCCTTGATGTGCTGCTCGACCGGGCGCGAACCGATGGCGCAGCCGCCGGGCAGCGACACCGTGGCTTCGCCGAAGCGTGCCAGCAGCGGGCCCAGCGCGAGCACCGAGGCGCGCATGGTCTTGACCAGCTCGTACGGCGCCTCGGGAGTCGACAGGCGGCTGGCATCGATGCGCACCGAGCCGTCGGACGCATGCTCGGCTTCGACGCCCATGTTGCGGATCAGCTGGAGCATGGTCGCGACATCCTGCAGCCGCGGCACATTGCGCAGCACCACCGGTTCGGCCGTGAGCAGCGCGGCGCACAGGTCAGGCAGGGCGGCATTCTTGGCGCCGGAAATCGTGACCTCGCCGTGCAGCGGATGACCGCCGCGAATCAAGAGTTTGTCCATGGCTGGTAAGCCCAAAAAAAGGTTAAAACGGCCGCAAGGGCATGACCCGCAGCGCTCAGGCGCGGTTGGCCCACTCGGCCGGGCTGAAGGTCTTCATCGACAGGGCATGCACCTCGTCGGTGTGCATCTTGTTGCCCAGCGTCGCATAGACCAGGCGCTGGCGCTGCACCAGGCGCTGGCCCTCGAAGCTGGCGGAGACGATGGTCGCAAACCAGTGGCGTCCGTCGCCTTCGAGTTCGAGGTATTCGCAGGGCAGGCCCGCGCCGATGATGGCTTTGAGTTGGTCGGCAGTCATGTCAGGGTTGGCGCCGCACAAATGGCCGGCGCCGGGAAAGGATTGCAGGGAAGGCGCGCCATGGCGACTCAATGGCGGATCTTGTAGCCGGTGCGCAGCAAGTGGATGGCCAGCGCGCTCACGGCCAGCCAGGCGCCGCCGACGATGGCCAGGCTGATCCAGGGCGAGACGTCGCTCTGTCCGAAGAAACCGTAGCGGAAGCCGTCGATCATGTAGAAGAACGGGTTCATATGGCTCACGGTCTGCCAGAACGGCGGCAGCGAGTGGATGGAGTAGAACACGCCCGACAGGAAGGTCATGGGCATGATCAGGAAGTTCTGGAACGCCGCCATCTGGTCGAACTTGTCGGCCCAGAGCCCGGCAATGACCCCCAGCGTGCCGAGCAGCGCCGCGCCCAGCACCACGAACACCAGGATCCACAGCGGCGCGGCGAATTCCGGCACGGCAAAGAACAGCGTGACGATGAAGACCCCCAGGCCGACCAGCAGCCCGCGCAGCACCGACGAGCCGACATAGGCCGTGAACCAGGCCCAGTGCGACAGCGGCGTGAGCAGGATGAACACCATCGAGCCCATGATCTTGCTCTGCACGATGCTCGACGAGCTGTTGGCAAACGAATTCTGCAGCACGCTCATCATCACCAGGCCGGGAATCAGGAACGCGGTGTAGCTGATGCGGTCATAGACCAGCACCCGGCCGTCGAGCACATGGCCGAACACCAGCAGGTAGAGCACCGAGGTCAGCACCGGCGCCGCCACGGTCTGGAAGCTGACCTTCCAGAAACGCAGCACTTCCTTGTAGAACAGGGTCTGCCAGCCTCTCATGCGACGCTCCCGGTAGCTGTCCGGGCTTCGCCCATGATGTTGAGGAACACGTCTTCGAGGTCGGCGCGGCGGATTTCCATGTCTTCGACGGCCACGCCGGCTTCGCGCAGCGCGGACAGGTAGCCCTCGATGTCGCCCGCGTCATGCGCGGGGATCTGCACGATGCGCCCGGTGACGCGCGCCAGCGTGCGCAGGTGTTCGGGCAGCGGGTGGTTGGTCTTGAACTGCAGCACGTTGGCCGAAGCCGACTTGAGCAGATCGGACATGCTCGACAGGCGCACGATCTCGCCTTGCTTGAGCATGGCGACGCGGCTGCACAGCGCTTCGGCTTCTTCGAGGTAATGAGTGGTGAGCAGCACCGTGTGGCCCTGCTTGTTGAGCTTGGCAATGAAATGCCAGAGTGTCTGGCGCAATTCCACGTCGACGCCGGCCGTGGGTTCGTCCAGCACGATGATCGGCGGCTTGTGCACCAGCGCCTGCGCCACCAGCACGCGGCGCTTCATGCCGCCCGACAGCTGGCGCATGTTGGATTCGGCCTTGTCGCTCAGGCCCAGGCTGTGCAGCAACTCGTCGATCCAGGCATCGTTGTGCTTGACGCCGAAATAGCCCGACTGGAAACGCAGCGCCTCGCGCACGTTGAAGAACGGATCGAACACCAGTTCCTGCGGCACGATCCCCAGCTTGCGCCGCGCCTCGGCGTAATCGGCCTGCACGTCGCTGCCCTGCACCAGCACGCGGCCGCCATCGGCGCGCGCCAGGCCCGCGAGGATGCTGATCAGCGTGGTCTTGCCGGCACCGTTGGGGCCGAGCAGTCCGAAGAACTCGCCCTCCTCGATGTCCAGGTTGACGTCATTGAGGGCCCGGAACACGCCCTTGGGCGTGCGGTAGGTCTTGGAGATGGATTGGAATGAGACAGCGGGCATGGGAACTTGGCATTTTAAGCCCGGCCCCGCAATGTGCGCTGCCGGCGCCCGCTAAAGCCGGGCGCGGCCACCTGCCTCACGCAGGCTGCGTGCCGGCCCCGGACTCGAGCAGGGCGCGCACGCCATACAGCGTGGCAATCGATTGCAGCCCGGCGGGCAGCCCGGTCACGGCCAGCGACTTGCCCGCGGACAGCGCCGCACGCCGGCACGCCAGCAGCACGGCCAGCGCCGAGGAATCGAAGTCGCGCAGCGGCGAGGCATCGATCTCCACCCGGGCGTGGGTGGCAGCGGCGACCTGCGCCGCCAGTGCCTGCGCGCAGGCGCCGGCCTGGGCATGCGTCAGCTGCGCGGGCAGTTGCAGGCTTGCGTCGGCCATGGCGCTGCGCCTCAACCCTTGTTGCGCGAAGACAGGGCCTGGATCAGGCCGTCGATGCCGCGCGCATTGACTTCCTGCGCGAACTGGCTGCGGTAGGTCTCGACCAGCCACACGCCCAGCACGTTCAGGTTGTAGATGCGCCAGGCGCCATCCGCGCTCTGCTCGAGGCGGTAGTCGAGCTGGATCGGGTCGCCCTTGCCGCGC
This window encodes:
- a CDS encoding ABC transporter permease, with translation MRGWQTLFYKEVLRFWKVSFQTVAAPVLTSVLYLLVFGHVLDGRVLVYDRISYTAFLIPGLVMMSVLQNSFANSSSSIVQSKIMGSMVFILLTPLSHWAWFTAYVGSSVLRGLLVGLGVFIVTLFFAVPEFAAPLWILVFVVLGAALLGTLGVIAGLWADKFDQMAAFQNFLIMPMTFLSGVFYSIHSLPPFWQTVSHMNPFFYMIDGFRYGFFGQSDVSPWISLAIVGGAWLAVSALAIHLLRTGYKIRH
- a CDS encoding ABC transporter ATP-binding protein, which codes for MPAVSFQSISKTYRTPKGVFRALNDVNLDIEEGEFFGLLGPNGAGKTTLISILAGLARADGGRVLVQGSDVQADYAEARRKLGIVPQELVFDPFFNVREALRFQSGYFGVKHNDAWIDELLHSLGLSDKAESNMRQLSGGMKRRVLVAQALVHKPPIIVLDEPTAGVDVELRQTLWHFIAKLNKQGHTVLLTTHYLEEAEALCSRVAMLKQGEIVRLSSMSDLLKSASANVLQFKTNHPLPEHLRTLARVTGRIVQIPAHDAGDIEGYLSALREAGVAVEDMEIRRADLEDVFLNIMGEARTATGSVA
- a CDS encoding STAS domain-containing protein, with translation MADASLQLPAQLTHAQAGACAQALAAQVAAATHARVEIDASPLRDFDSSALAVLLACRRAALSAGKSLAVTGLPAGLQSIATLYGVRALLESGAGTQPA